The proteins below come from a single Streptococcus canis genomic window:
- the shp2 gene encoding peptide pheromone SHP2, translating to MKKFNKALLFALIMDILIIVGG from the coding sequence ATGAAAAAATTTAATAAAGCTTTGCTTTTTGCATTGATTATGGATATCCTGATTATCGTTGGTGGATAG
- the mutM gene encoding DNA-formamidopyrimidine glycosylase: protein MPELPEVETVRRGLESLVCGQEIVAVTLKVPKMVKTDLEMFALILPGQTIQAIGRRGKYLLIDLGQWVLVSHLRMEGKYLLFPDEVPDNKHFHVFFELKNGSTLVYQDVRKFGTFDLITKSQLPNFFLKRKLGPEPRKESFKLKTFEAALQFSKKPIKPHLLDQTLVAGLGNIYVDEVLWAAKIHPETTSSKLNKAEIKRLHDETIRILALGIEKGGSTVRTYRNALGADGTMQDYLQVYGQTGKPCSRCGQAIVKLKVGGRGTHICPKCQKKRP from the coding sequence ATGCCAGAATTACCAGAGGTTGAAACGGTCCGACGAGGGCTTGAATCGTTAGTTTGTGGTCAAGAAATCGTGGCTGTTACGCTTAAAGTGCCAAAAATGGTTAAAACCGACTTAGAGATGTTTGCCCTGATCCTACCTGGTCAAACCATTCAAGCCATTGGTCGTCGGGGCAAGTATTTGCTGATTGATCTTGGTCAATGGGTTTTAGTATCACATTTGCGGATGGAAGGTAAATATTTGCTTTTTCCAGATGAGGTTCCTGATAACAAACATTTTCATGTCTTCTTTGAATTGAAAAATGGTTCCACCCTGGTTTACCAAGATGTGCGTAAATTTGGAACCTTTGATTTGATAACAAAATCTCAATTACCTAACTTTTTTCTTAAGCGAAAACTAGGCCCTGAACCAAGGAAAGAGAGCTTTAAGTTGAAAACCTTTGAGGCTGCTCTGCAATTCTCCAAAAAACCAATTAAGCCGCATCTTTTAGACCAGACCTTGGTTGCAGGATTAGGGAATATTTATGTGGACGAGGTGCTTTGGGCGGCTAAGATTCATCCAGAAACTACCTCCTCTAAGTTGAACAAGGCGGAGATAAAACGGCTGCATGATGAAACCATACGAATCCTAGCATTGGGAATTGAAAAGGGCGGTTCGACCGTCCGCACTTACCGTAATGCTTTGGGAGCTGATGGTACCATGCAGGACTATTTGCAGGTTTATGGTCAGACTGGGAAGCCGTGTTCTCGTTGCGGACAGGCTATTGTCAAATTAAAAGTTGGAGGAAGGGGGACGCATATTTGTCCAAAATGCCAGAAAAAAAGGCCATGA
- the coaE gene encoding dephospho-CoA kinase (Dephospho-CoA kinase (CoaE) performs the final step in coenzyme A biosynthesis.): MIIGITGGIASGKSTVVKVIKKAGYQVIDADQLVHDLQEKGGRLYEALREAFGDGILKATGDLDRVSLSEMIFSNPDNMAISSAIQNQIIKEELAIKRDQFAQAQTIFFMDIPLLIELGYQDWFDAIWVVYVDAKTQLQRLMARNHLEAESAKQRIASQLSMEVKKTYASLLIDNNGDIAALIEQVQAALNQLPRPNRVD, encoded by the coding sequence ATGATTATTGGAATCACAGGAGGCATTGCATCAGGAAAATCAACTGTGGTTAAGGTTATCAAGAAGGCTGGGTATCAGGTCATTGATGCGGATCAACTGGTTCATGACTTGCAAGAAAAGGGCGGTCGTCTTTATGAGGCCCTTAGAGAAGCTTTTGGAGACGGCATTCTTAAGGCTACTGGTGATTTAGATAGGGTTAGTTTGTCGGAAATGATTTTCTCAAACCCAGACAATATGGCAATATCATCAGCCATTCAAAATCAAATCATTAAGGAAGAATTGGCGATTAAGCGTGATCAATTCGCACAGGCCCAAACCATTTTTTTTATGGATATACCCCTCTTAATTGAATTGGGCTACCAAGACTGGTTTGATGCGATTTGGGTTGTTTATGTAGATGCTAAAACGCAACTGCAGCGCTTAATGGCCAGAAATCATCTGGAAGCAGAGTCGGCTAAGCAGCGGATAGCTAGTCAATTGTCTATGGAAGTCAAAAAAACTTATGCCAGCTTATTGATTGATAATAATGGGGATATTGCAGCGCTAATAGAGCAAGTCCAAGCAGCCTTGAATCAACTCCCTAGGCCAAACCGAGTTGATTAA
- the secG gene encoding preprotein translocase subunit SecG: MYNLLLTILLVLSVLLVIAIFMQPQKNPSSNVFDSSGSEALFERTKARGFEAFMQRFTAVLVFFWLAIALALAILSSK; this comes from the coding sequence ATGTACAACTTACTACTTACAATATTGCTCGTGTTATCGGTTTTACTTGTGATTGCTATCTTCATGCAACCTCAAAAAAACCCAAGTAGCAATGTTTTTGATAGCAGCGGTTCAGAAGCCTTGTTTGAACGTACAAAAGCTCGTGGCTTTGAAGCTTTCATGCAACGGTTCACAGCAGTTCTAGTATTTTTCTGGCTAGCAATTGCACTTGCGCTTGCCATTTTATCAAGTAAATAA
- the rnr gene encoding ribonuclease R gives MKERIMTYLKEYGKSNVNDLAAALEMAGAKHFPSLIKTISKMESQGLLRFSNDGSLALRKEREKKKEPTIQGVFRANKAGFGFLFVDESEDDMFIGRNDVGYAIDGDTVEVVIKKPADRLKGTAAEAKVVAIVDRSLKTAVGTFILDDEKPKYAGYIKSKNQKIQQKIYIKKEPVVLKGTEIIKVDIDKYPTRGHDYFVASVRDIVGHQGDVGIDVLEVLESMDIVSEFPEEVLAEAGAIPETPSDKDLVGRVDLRQERTITIDGADAKDLDDAIHIKLLDNGNYELGVHIADVSYYVTEGSALDKEAVRRGTSVYVTDRVVPMLPERLSNGICSLNPNVDRLTQSALMEINAQGHVVNYQICQSVIKTTYRMTYSAVNDMIAGDEEALQEFASIADDVTLMVALHRMLEAMRSKRGALNFDTQEAKIIVNDKGMPVDVVLRQRGIAERMIESFMLAANECVAEHFAKAKLPFIYRIHEEPKAEKLQKFIDYAGIFGIQIQGTANKISQEALQAFMAKVQGQPGAEVLNMMLLRSMQQARYSEHNHGHYGLAAEYYTHFTSPIRRYPDLLVHRMIREYNQPSQEKRDHFAQVIPELATSSSQLERRAIDAERVVEAMKKAEYMAEYVGEEFDGLVASVVKFGLFVELPNTIEGLIHITNLPEYYHFNERTLSLQGEKSGKVFTVGQAIRVKLVKADKETGDIDFEYLPSDYDVVEKITTSNKTGRRDRRQKGTLDKGSKKKDPKEIARAKAKGKSKKGSKKPFYKEQIKKKSRKRS, from the coding sequence ATGAAAGAAAGAATTATGACTTACCTCAAGGAGTATGGCAAGTCAAATGTGAATGACTTGGCTGCGGCCTTGGAGATGGCTGGCGCTAAGCATTTTCCCAGCCTTATTAAAACCATTTCCAAAATGGAAAGTCAGGGGCTTTTACGATTTTCAAATGACGGTAGTCTGGCTCTTAGAAAAGAGCGTGAAAAGAAAAAAGAACCTACTATTCAGGGTGTTTTTCGTGCCAATAAAGCAGGCTTTGGTTTCTTGTTTGTTGATGAGAGTGAAGACGATATGTTTATTGGCCGCAATGATGTTGGCTATGCCATTGATGGTGATACTGTCGAAGTAGTGATTAAAAAGCCGGCTGACCGTCTTAAAGGCACAGCAGCTGAAGCTAAGGTCGTTGCTATTGTTGACCGTTCTTTAAAAACAGCTGTTGGAACCTTTATTTTAGATGATGAAAAACCGAAATATGCTGGTTATATCAAGTCTAAAAATCAAAAGATTCAACAAAAAATCTACATCAAAAAAGAGCCTGTTGTGCTGAAAGGCACTGAAATTATCAAGGTTGACATTGATAAATACCCGACACGTGGTCATGACTATTTTGTGGCCAGTGTGCGTGATATTGTGGGTCATCAAGGAGACGTTGGAATTGATGTCTTAGAAGTTCTCGAATCAATGGATATTGTATCAGAATTTCCAGAAGAGGTTTTGGCAGAGGCTGGTGCTATTCCAGAGACGCCTAGCGATAAAGACTTAGTAGGCCGTGTGGATTTGCGTCAAGAAAGGACAATTACCATTGATGGTGCTGATGCAAAAGATTTAGACGATGCCATTCATATCAAGTTACTGGATAACGGGAATTATGAACTTGGAGTGCATATTGCAGATGTCTCTTATTATGTGACAGAAGGGTCTGCCCTTGATAAGGAAGCTGTTAGGCGTGGTACTTCTGTCTATGTCACCGATCGTGTGGTGCCAATGTTGCCAGAACGGTTATCAAATGGTATTTGCTCCCTTAACCCTAACGTAGACCGCCTGACCCAATCAGCCTTGATGGAAATTAATGCTCAAGGGCATGTGGTCAATTATCAAATCTGTCAATCAGTGATTAAGACAACCTACCGAATGACTTATAGTGCGGTCAATGACATGATTGCAGGAGATGAAGAGGCACTTCAGGAATTCGCCAGCATTGCTGATGATGTGACCCTTATGGTGGCCTTGCATCGGATGTTGGAAGCCATGCGTTCAAAACGAGGCGCCCTAAATTTTGACACGCAAGAAGCTAAAATTATTGTAAATGACAAAGGAATGCCGGTCGATGTGGTGCTTCGTCAAAGGGGAATTGCCGAGCGGATGATTGAGTCCTTTATGTTGGCAGCTAATGAGTGCGTTGCGGAACATTTTGCAAAGGCTAAGTTGCCTTTTATCTATCGTATTCACGAAGAACCAAAGGCTGAAAAGCTTCAAAAATTCATTGATTATGCTGGCATCTTTGGTATTCAAATTCAAGGAACAGCCAACAAGATTTCTCAGGAAGCCTTGCAAGCCTTTATGGCAAAAGTGCAAGGTCAGCCGGGAGCCGAAGTGCTTAACATGATGCTCTTGCGTTCTATGCAACAGGCGAGGTATTCTGAACATAATCACGGCCATTACGGTTTGGCTGCAGAATACTACACCCACTTTACCAGTCCGATTCGTCGCTACCCTGACTTGTTGGTTCACCGCATGATTCGTGAGTACAATCAACCTAGTCAAGAAAAGCGTGACCATTTTGCCCAAGTCATTCCAGAATTGGCAACATCTTCTTCACAGTTAGAGCGTCGTGCCATTGATGCGGAGCGCGTGGTGGAAGCCATGAAGAAAGCAGAATATATGGCTGAGTATGTCGGTGAGGAATTTGATGGTCTCGTGGCCAGTGTGGTTAAGTTTGGTCTCTTTGTGGAGCTGCCAAACACTATTGAAGGTTTGATTCATATTACTAATCTTCCTGAATATTATCACTTTAATGAACGAACCTTGAGCCTTCAAGGTGAAAAATCAGGTAAGGTCTTTACAGTTGGGCAAGCCATTCGGGTGAAGCTGGTTAAGGCTGACAAGGAAACTGGTGACATTGACTTTGAGTATTTGCCAAGTGATTATGATGTGGTTGAAAAGATCACGACATCGAATAAAACAGGCCGAAGAGATCGTCGTCAAAAAGGGACATTGGATAAAGGGTCAAAGAAAAAAGATCCTAAGGAAATAGCTAGGGCAAAAGCTAAAGGCAAATCCAAAAAAGGTTCTAAAAAGCCATTTTACAAAGAACAAATAAAAAAGAAGAGTCGTAAAAGGAGTTAA
- a CDS encoding transglutaminase domain-containing protein translates to MKIKKIVSGLAAALLLSAFSVIDRNVKADETVGGYRYYVSEQDTYYQAINYLNQQRDSLYQFVRDNVNGFGHISTQGAVERLNHAIRLANQTDAQLVDAINNRRLGRRDYNSVIAERAQRNAIISQKVTDYQQQLTAIQGRYQSILEAYNVTIDQINAALQDIQPNGINNVEQAKTILQAVADRVNPLVKQIRADKAELLQLQTELDNLSTEGLEADITRLASLSAGKRVPAHQATSPAVTEVEPASKNVDSFASETTETHVPALVNTNISADYEQLKNILKQNIANHTPHISVEMTFKTQDEVYIYQQRLGAILHELGDYYGTLTSFASQSRISTYTLGGQIQHIVVNSDITITYTLKDDLVALHQEYKTFVANFVRDHITAKNITSDYDKAKVIHDHLVNEYTYATEELASTRETVSGISIHAPEALYRDKRGVCQAYAVMFKDMAEAAGLSAWYVTGKGLNENHAWNIVTIDGVNYYVDATWDDSAHTTRYFLAGKDVMNTEHRLDSQYNHLANTIPNTSYQRT, encoded by the coding sequence ATGAAGATTAAAAAAATTGTTAGCGGCCTAGCGGCAGCTTTACTCTTAAGTGCGTTTTCAGTCATTGACAGGAATGTCAAGGCTGATGAAACGGTAGGGGGATACCGTTATTACGTGTCTGAACAAGACACTTACTATCAGGCTATCAACTACCTTAACCAACAACGTGATTCTCTATATCAATTTGTTAGAGATAATGTAAATGGCTTTGGTCATATCTCTACTCAAGGCGCAGTTGAGCGGCTCAATCATGCTATTAGATTAGCTAACCAAACAGATGCGCAACTAGTGGACGCTATCAACAACCGTCGTCTCGGCAGACGCGACTACAATTCGGTTATTGCTGAACGAGCTCAACGTAACGCTATTATTAGTCAAAAAGTTACTGACTATCAGCAGCAGCTGACAGCTATCCAAGGACGCTACCAATCAATCCTTGAAGCATATAATGTTACCATTGACCAGATTAATGCAGCCTTACAGGATATCCAGCCTAACGGTATCAACAACGTAGAGCAAGCCAAAACCATATTGCAAGCTGTGGCAGACAGAGTCAACCCTCTTGTCAAACAGATTAGAGCAGACAAGGCAGAGCTCCTTCAATTACAGACAGAATTGGACAACCTTTCAACAGAAGGGCTAGAAGCTGATATTACTAGACTTGCCAGCCTGTCTGCTGGTAAACGAGTTCCTGCTCATCAAGCCACATCGCCTGCTGTTACTGAGGTAGAACCTGCTTCAAAAAATGTTGATTCCTTTGCTTCTGAAACAACAGAAACCCATGTACCAGCTCTTGTTAACACCAACATTAGTGCTGATTACGAGCAACTAAAGAATATTCTTAAACAGAATATCGCTAATCATACACCTCACATCAGTGTTGAAATGACATTTAAAACTCAAGATGAAGTGTACATTTACCAGCAACGACTTGGTGCCATTCTCCACGAATTAGGTGATTATTATGGAACCCTTACGTCATTTGCTTCCCAAAGTCGTATCAGCACTTATACACTTGGTGGACAAATCCAACATATCGTGGTTAATAGCGATATTACAATTACCTATACTCTTAAAGATGACTTGGTAGCCCTTCACCAAGAATATAAAACCTTTGTTGCTAACTTTGTCAGAGATCATATCACAGCTAAGAATATTACCAGCGATTACGATAAAGCTAAAGTTATTCATGACCACCTCGTCAATGAATACACTTATGCAACAGAAGAGTTGGCTAGCACTCGTGAAACTGTCAGTGGTATCAGCATTCATGCTCCTGAAGCTCTTTACCGTGACAAACGCGGTGTCTGTCAAGCTTATGCAGTCATGTTTAAAGATATGGCAGAAGCTGCTGGCTTATCCGCTTGGTATGTGACAGGAAAAGGATTGAATGAAAACCATGCCTGGAATATCGTTACCATTGATGGTGTTAACTACTACGTTGATGCCACTTGGGATGACTCAGCTCATACCACAAGATACTTCCTTGCAGGAAAAGATGTGATGAATACTGAACACCGTTTGGATAGTCAGTATAACCACTTGGCTAATACTATTCCAAATACCAGCTATCAAAGAACTTAA
- the rgg2 gene encoding quorum-sensing system transcriptional regulator Rgg2 produces MEKELGKTLRRLRQGKQVSISSLADGYLSKSQISRFERGESEITCSRLLNLLDKLNITIDEFVSIHSKTHTHFFTLLSQVRKYYAEKNVAKLTKLLGDYAYKDYERTMIKAILFSIDSSIEPSQEELTRLTDYLFTVEQWGYYEIILLGNCSRFINYNTLFLLTKEMIASFAYSEQNKTNKILVTQLSINCLIISIDHSYFEHSRYLIDKIDLLLRDELNFYEKTVFLYVHGYYKLKQEEISGEEDMWQALQIFKYLGEDSLYYSYKEHYRKEVLGGKRDED; encoded by the coding sequence ATGGAAAAAGAACTCGGTAAAACTTTAAGGCGATTACGTCAGGGAAAGCAGGTGAGTATTTCGTCTTTAGCAGATGGGTACTTGTCCAAGTCACAAATTTCAAGATTTGAACGAGGGGAATCAGAAATCACTTGCAGTCGTCTGCTTAATCTTCTTGATAAACTCAATATTACGATTGACGAATTTGTTTCGATCCATTCCAAGACGCATACGCATTTTTTCACGCTCTTAAGTCAGGTGAGAAAATATTATGCTGAGAAAAACGTGGCTAAATTGACCAAACTGTTAGGGGATTATGCCTATAAAGATTATGAACGAACGATGATTAAAGCTATTCTTTTTTCTATTGACTCCTCAATTGAACCTAGTCAGGAAGAATTGACCCGTCTCACAGATTACTTGTTTACAGTGGAACAGTGGGGATATTATGAAATTATTCTTCTGGGGAATTGCTCGCGCTTCATAAATTACAATACCTTATTTTTATTGACTAAGGAAATGATAGCTTCATTTGCTTATTCGGAACAAAATAAAACCAATAAAATTTTAGTGACCCAGCTGTCTATTAATTGTCTTATTATCAGTATTGACCATTCTTACTTTGAACACAGTCGCTATTTGATTGACAAAATTGACCTATTGCTGCGAGATGAACTCAATTTTTATGAAAAGACGGTCTTTTTATATGTGCATGGGTATTATAAATTAAAGCAGGAAGAGATTTCTGGGGAGGAGGACATGTGGCAGGCCTTACAGATTTTTAAGTATCTCGGAGAGGACTCGTTGTATTATAGTTATAAGGAACATTACCGTAAGGAAGTGCTGGGTGGTAAGAGAGATGAGGACTAG
- the rpmG gene encoding 50S ribosomal protein L33 translates to MRIKINLECSQCGSKNYLTSKNKSSHPEKIKVPKYCPKERKVTLHVES, encoded by the coding sequence GTGAGAATAAAAATTAATTTAGAATGTAGCCAGTGTGGCAGTAAGAATTATTTGACCAGTAAAAATAAGAGCAGTCATCCAGAAAAAATAAAAGTTCCTAAATACTGCCCCAAGGAGAGAAAAGTGACCCTACATGTTGAATCTTGA
- a CDS encoding multidrug efflux MFS transporter — translation MTRVNWQQNLKVAWLGNFFTGASFSLVMPFMALYVEELGAPKALVEWYAGLAVALTALASAVFAPLWGKLADRYGRKPMMLRASFVMTFTMGGLALIPNVFWLFVLRLLTGIFAGYVPNSTALIASQAPQEKSGYALGTLATGVTAGALIGPLIGGVLAELFGIRQVFLLVGCILLLCSLMTAFYVKEDFEPIERSQMVPTKEILKQVKSRQMMLGLFVTSMIIQISAQSVAPILSLYIRHLGQYDNLMFVSGLVVSAMGFSSLLSSSYLGKLGDRFGNHRLLLLALLYSFIMYFMSALAQTSFQLGLLRFAYGFGVGALMPSINSLLTKLTPKAGISRVFSYNQMFSNIGQVLGPFVGSHVAVVLGYRSVFYVTSLIVFVNLVWSLLLFKKYIKVKDIV, via the coding sequence ATAACAAGAGTAAATTGGCAACAAAATTTAAAGGTAGCTTGGCTTGGTAATTTCTTTACTGGGGCAAGCTTTTCACTTGTCATGCCTTTCATGGCTTTATATGTAGAGGAGCTAGGAGCTCCCAAGGCACTAGTTGAATGGTATGCTGGTTTGGCTGTTGCCCTTACAGCGCTAGCATCAGCCGTCTTTGCTCCCCTTTGGGGGAAATTAGCTGATCGTTACGGTCGAAAACCGATGATGCTTCGAGCAAGCTTTGTCATGACCTTTACCATGGGCGGCTTAGCTCTTATTCCCAATGTATTTTGGTTGTTTGTTTTGAGATTATTAACAGGTATCTTTGCAGGCTATGTGCCTAATTCCACAGCCTTGATTGCTAGTCAAGCCCCTCAGGAGAAATCAGGCTATGCCTTAGGGACCTTAGCAACAGGAGTAACAGCAGGTGCTTTGATTGGTCCTCTTATTGGTGGGGTATTGGCGGAGCTATTCGGTATTCGACAGGTCTTTTTACTTGTTGGCTGCATCTTGTTGCTTTGCTCTTTAATGACAGCCTTTTATGTCAAAGAAGATTTTGAACCCATTGAGCGATCACAAATGGTGCCTACCAAAGAAATCTTAAAGCAGGTAAAGAGTCGACAGATGATGTTAGGTTTATTTGTGACCAGCATGATTATTCAGATTTCGGCTCAATCAGTTGCTCCAATTTTATCACTTTATATTCGTCATTTAGGGCAATACGATAATTTGATGTTTGTGTCAGGCTTGGTGGTTTCAGCAATGGGATTTTCCAGTTTGTTGAGCAGCTCTTATTTAGGGAAGTTGGGAGATCGTTTCGGCAACCACCGTTTGCTTTTGTTAGCCTTGTTGTATAGTTTCATCATGTATTTTATGAGCGCCTTAGCCCAGACAAGTTTTCAGTTGGGATTGTTGCGTTTTGCCTATGGGTTTGGAGTAGGGGCTTTGATGCCTAGTATTAATTCCCTTCTTACCAAATTGACGCCAAAAGCAGGTATTTCCAGAGTTTTCTCTTATAATCAAATGTTTAGTAATATTGGTCAGGTCTTGGGCCCTTTTGTTGGGTCTCATGTTGCAGTTGTATTAGGTTATCGATCTGTTTTTTATGTGACTAGTTTGATTGTTTTTGTAAATTTAGTATGGAGTTTGCTTTTATTTAAAAAATATATCAAGGTTAAGGATATCGTGTGA
- a CDS encoding StcA family protein, with product MTKKQFYLLLGISILCFILAVSPKPSTPKHPVERTSTAMNTTHKKQHPLKKATLDQKKPQNKAPSLPNKDGVIKPVITMTVEHVEIPLD from the coding sequence ATGACCAAAAAACAGTTTTACCTTCTCTTAGGGATTAGTATTCTGTGCTTTATCCTTGCTGTCAGCCCTAAACCATCAACCCCTAAACACCCTGTAGAAAGGACATCTACTGCGATGAACACAACTCACAAAAAACAACATCCCTTAAAAAAAGCAACCCTTGATCAAAAGAAACCCCAAAACAAGGCTCCTTCTCTCCCAAATAAGGATGGTGTTATCAAACCTGTCATTACCATGACGGTTGAACACGTGGAAATCCCATTAGATTAA
- a CDS encoding helicase HerA-like domain-containing protein, whose product MATMTIAKGNQPVALQLGMLNRHGLIAGATGTGKTVTLKVLAEQLSLAGVPVFLADIKGDLSNLAKAGEVTEKLAARLAKIGVTDYQPQAFPVRLWDVFGQTGQPLRTTISEMGPMMLARLLDLNDTQTGVLNVVFKLADEKGWLLIDLKDLQAILKEVGDHASDYSSHYGNIAKQSIGAIQRSLLTLEQEGGHQFFGEPALDVADLIQLDVASGYGAINILSATKLFQSPTLYTTFLLWLLSELYELLPEVGDVDKPKMVFFFDEAHLLFKDAPKVFLEKVEQIVRLIRSKGVGIFFVTQNPLDLPETVLAQLGNRIQHALRAYTPKEQKAVRVAADTFRQNPNLDVARVITELEVGEALISVLNDKGQPTVVERAYIMPPKSSFAVLSDTDSQQLVQSSPFASKYGQAIDRESAYEKLAAKVLEENQLAQEAMAAAQREKEAKEAAKKTSRRSVGRPRKSAVEKAADAFISTTVRTIGRELVRGLLGSLRKR is encoded by the coding sequence ATGGCTACAATGACAATTGCAAAAGGAAATCAACCAGTAGCATTACAATTAGGGATGCTAAATCGTCACGGTTTGATTGCTGGAGCGACAGGAACAGGAAAAACAGTTACCCTAAAAGTCTTAGCAGAGCAATTAAGTTTGGCTGGTGTGCCAGTCTTTTTGGCAGATATCAAAGGAGACCTTTCCAACCTTGCCAAGGCAGGAGAGGTGACGGAAAAATTGGCTGCGCGCTTAGCCAAAATAGGGGTAACAGACTACCAACCACAAGCTTTTCCGGTTAGGCTCTGGGATGTTTTTGGACAGACTGGTCAGCCTTTACGAACCACTATTTCTGAGATGGGACCGATGATGCTAGCGCGTTTATTGGATCTTAATGATACCCAAACAGGTGTCTTAAACGTCGTCTTTAAACTAGCTGATGAAAAGGGCTGGCTTTTGATTGATTTGAAAGACTTACAGGCTATCTTAAAAGAAGTTGGTGACCATGCCTCAGACTACTCAAGTCATTACGGTAATATTGCCAAGCAATCTATCGGAGCTATCCAAAGAAGTCTCTTGACATTGGAACAAGAAGGGGGTCACCAATTTTTTGGAGAGCCTGCTTTAGACGTGGCTGATTTGATTCAATTAGATGTTGCTTCAGGCTATGGAGCCATTAATATTTTATCAGCGACCAAGCTTTTTCAGTCCCCTACTCTTTACACGACCTTCTTGCTTTGGTTGTTGTCTGAGTTGTACGAACTATTGCCAGAAGTAGGCGATGTGGACAAACCCAAAATGGTTTTCTTCTTTGATGAAGCTCACCTGCTTTTTAAAGATGCTCCTAAGGTCTTTTTGGAAAAAGTTGAGCAGATTGTGCGTCTTATTCGCTCAAAGGGAGTTGGGATTTTCTTTGTCACACAAAACCCGCTTGATTTGCCAGAAACGGTTTTGGCTCAGCTTGGAAATCGTATTCAGCACGCTTTACGCGCTTACACACCGAAAGAACAAAAGGCTGTTCGTGTTGCCGCAGATACTTTTCGCCAGAATCCTAATTTAGATGTGGCAAGGGTTATTACAGAACTAGAAGTCGGCGAAGCCTTGATTTCTGTTTTGAATGATAAGGGACAACCGACAGTTGTTGAGCGTGCCTATATCATGCCACCTAAAAGCAGTTTTGCTGTTTTATCAGACACAGATAGTCAGCAGCTTGTGCAGTCTTCGCCTTTTGCTAGTAAATATGGGCAAGCCATAGACCGCGAGTCTGCTTATGAGAAATTAGCGGCCAAGGTTCTAGAAGAAAATCAGCTGGCCCAAGAGGCGATGGCGGCTGCACAACGTGAAAAAGAAGCTAAAGAAGCTGCTAAAAAAACCAGTCGACGTTCGGTTGGACGGCCACGTAAATCAGCTGTGGAAAAAGCAGCCGATGCCTTTATCAGTACAACAGTTAGGACCATTGGGCGAGAACTGGTCAGAGGTCTTCTGGGCAGTTTACGTAAACGTTGA
- a CDS encoding ABC transporter ATP-binding protein yields the protein MELVIRDIRKSFQEKEVLKGASYTFYEGTITALLGRNGAGKTTLFNILYGDYQADQGDIFLVEDGIERPLSPEDIGMVFSENYLPEFLTGYEFIKFYLDLHPSDDHMTIDEYLDFMEISDADRHRIIKGYSDGMKSKLSLLCILITKPKVILLDEPLTAVDLVSSIAIKRLLLALRDKHILILSTHILALAEDLCDRVAILDGGLLQTMPLSAKDEAFEAQLLEMLQGESRGD from the coding sequence ATGGAATTGGTGATTAGAGATATTCGGAAAAGTTTTCAAGAAAAAGAAGTTTTAAAAGGAGCTTCCTACACCTTTTATGAGGGGACGATTACAGCCCTTCTTGGCCGTAACGGTGCTGGTAAAACCACACTTTTTAATATTTTGTACGGAGACTATCAGGCTGACCAGGGGGATATTTTTCTGGTGGAAGATGGTATAGAGCGTCCCTTAAGTCCAGAAGATATTGGTATGGTCTTTTCAGAAAATTATTTGCCTGAGTTTTTAACAGGTTATGAATTCATTAAATTTTACTTAGACTTGCACCCGAGTGACGATCACATGACCATTGATGAATATTTGGATTTTATGGAGATTAGCGACGCTGATCGTCACCGAATCATCAAGGGGTATTCAGATGGTATGAAAAGCAAATTATCCCTGCTCTGCATTTTAATCACCAAACCCAAAGTTATTTTGTTAGATGAACCCTTGACAGCAGTTGACTTGGTATCTAGTATTGCCATTAAACGTTTGCTGTTGGCCTTGCGAGACAAGCATATCTTGATTTTATCGACGCATATCTTAGCCTTGGCAGAAGACCTGTGTGATAGGGTAGCGATTCTGGATGGGGGCCTCTTGCAAACCATGCCCTTGTCAGCCAAAGATGAGGCCTTTGAAGCTCAACTGTTGGAAATGTTACAAGGAGAAAGCCGTGGTGACTAA